Proteins found in one Cyanobium sp. ATX 6F1 genomic segment:
- the dnaB gene encoding replicative DNA helicase, translated as MAHAPLHDPDGPEPLGGNTVTPAFRRRNQGGDEARFEALPDSVPPQNLEAEEAVLGGLLLDPDALGRIADVLRPEAFYLSAHREIYRTALMLHGQGKPTDLTAMAAWLADTGVLEKVGGTSRLVELVERTLSTASIDQVARLVMDKYLRRQLIRSGNEVIRLGFDQSKPMEQVLDEAEQQIFAISNEKPSVGLTPTAEILTSTFNEIESRSLGTAVAGIPVNFYDLDAITQGLQRSDLIIVAGRPAMGKTSIVLNMAKNVAQLHQLPVCVFSLEMSKEQLTYRLLSMEVGIESGRLRTGRLHQEEWPLLGQGINTLGQLPLFIDDKPNSGVLEMRSLCRRLMAEQGKELGLIVIDYLQLMEGSSPDNRVQEISRITRGLKAMARELNVPVMALSQLSRGVESRTNKRPMLSDLRESGSIEQDADLVLMIYRDEYYNPETADRGITEVIVTKHRNGPVGTCKLLFEPQFTRFRNLAAPVGH; from the coding sequence ATGGCGCACGCTCCTCTCCACGATCCAGACGGCCCAGAACCCCTGGGCGGCAACACCGTGACGCCCGCCTTCCGGCGGCGCAACCAGGGTGGGGACGAGGCACGGTTCGAGGCCCTGCCCGATTCGGTGCCGCCCCAGAACCTGGAAGCCGAAGAGGCGGTGCTCGGGGGCCTGTTGCTCGACCCCGACGCCCTCGGCCGCATCGCCGACGTGCTGCGGCCGGAGGCCTTCTATCTCAGCGCCCACCGCGAGATCTACCGCACCGCCTTGATGCTGCACGGCCAGGGCAAGCCCACCGACCTCACCGCCATGGCCGCCTGGCTGGCGGATACCGGTGTGCTGGAGAAGGTGGGTGGCACCAGCCGGCTGGTGGAGCTGGTGGAGCGCACCCTCTCCACCGCCTCGATCGACCAGGTGGCCCGCCTGGTGATGGACAAGTATTTGCGGCGGCAGCTGATCCGCTCCGGCAACGAGGTGATCCGCCTCGGCTTTGATCAGAGCAAGCCGATGGAGCAGGTGCTCGATGAGGCCGAGCAGCAGATCTTCGCGATCAGCAACGAGAAACCCTCGGTGGGCCTGACCCCCACCGCCGAGATCCTCACCAGCACCTTCAACGAAATCGAGAGCCGTTCGCTCGGCACCGCGGTGGCCGGCATCCCGGTGAACTTCTACGACCTCGACGCGATCACCCAGGGGCTGCAGCGCAGCGATCTGATCATCGTGGCCGGGCGGCCGGCGATGGGAAAAACCTCGATCGTGCTCAACATGGCCAAGAACGTCGCCCAGCTGCACCAGCTGCCCGTGTGCGTGTTCTCGCTGGAGATGAGCAAGGAGCAGCTCACCTACCGGCTGCTGTCGATGGAGGTCGGGATTGAGAGCGGCCGGCTGCGCACCGGACGCCTGCACCAGGAGGAATGGCCGCTGCTGGGCCAGGGCATCAACACCCTGGGCCAGCTGCCGCTGTTCATCGACGACAAGCCCAACTCCGGGGTGCTGGAGATGCGCTCCCTCTGCCGGCGGCTGATGGCGGAGCAGGGCAAGGAGCTGGGGCTGATCGTGATCGACTACCTGCAGCTGATGGAGGGCTCCAGCCCCGACAACCGGGTGCAGGAGATCTCGCGGATCACCCGGGGGCTCAAGGCCATGGCCCGCGAGCTGAACGTGCCGGTGATGGCCCTCTCCCAGCTCAGCCGCGGGGTGGAATCACGCACCAACAAGCGGCCGATGCTCAGCGACCTGCGCGAATCGGGCTCGATCGAGCAGGACGCCGACCTGGTGCTGATGATCTACCGCGACGAGTACTACAACCCGGAAACGGCCGATCGCGGCATCACCGAGGTGATCGTGACCAAGCACCGCAACGGGCCGGTGGGCACCTGCAAGTTGCTGTTCGAGCCCCAGTTCACGCGCTTCCGCAACCTGGCCGCCCCCGTGGGGCACTAG
- the rplI gene encoding 50S ribosomal protein L9, which translates to MAKRVSVVLSEDVLSLGKDGDLVEVAPGYARNFLLPTGKALAVTPAVLRQVQHRRAKEAEKQAALKQTAIDFRTALDTIGRFTVKKQTGGDDVLFGTVTNGDVAEAIEAATKKDVERRDITVPEIHRTGTYKVQIKLHPEVVAEINLEVVSH; encoded by the coding sequence ATGGCCAAGCGCGTATCCGTCGTCCTCAGCGAAGACGTCCTGAGCCTCGGGAAAGACGGCGATCTGGTGGAGGTAGCCCCCGGCTACGCCCGCAACTTCCTGCTCCCCACCGGCAAGGCCCTCGCCGTCACCCCAGCGGTGCTGCGCCAGGTGCAGCACCGCCGCGCCAAGGAAGCCGAGAAGCAGGCCGCCCTCAAGCAGACCGCCATCGATTTCCGCACCGCCCTCGACACCATCGGTCGCTTCACGGTCAAAAAGCAGACCGGCGGCGATGACGTGCTCTTCGGCACCGTCACCAACGGCGACGTGGCCGAAGCGATCGAAGCCGCCACCAAAAAGGACGTCGAACGCCGCGACATCACCGTGCCCGAAATCCACCGCACCGGCACCTACAAGGTGCAAATCAAGCTCCACCCCGAAGTGGTCGCCGAAATCAACCTCGAAGTCGTCAGCCACTGA
- a CDS encoding acyl-CoA desaturase, producing the protein MTASVALPPTALRQARALHQPRRGEPQPLVPKGAHWVTIGFMLVIHVLALVALLPQFWSVPAAASFLVLYWLTACLGVTIGYHRLLSHRSFKVPRWLERFFATCGALSCQHGPIDWVGMHRHHHKFSDTEADHHNSHKGFWWSHMGWMFHEIPAMAAVPRLTGDLARDPYHRWLNKNFLLLQVPLGLLLFTIGTLTGTGGWALVLWGIPLRLVVVYQCTWLVNSATHKWGKVTYESGDGSRNNPWVAALTFGEGWHNNHHTFPHSARHGLKPSQLDLTWLHIRALQRLGLATAVRLPAEGPAGERAVRVVA; encoded by the coding sequence ATGACGGCCTCCGTCGCCCTACCGCCCACCGCCCTGCGCCAGGCCCGTGCCCTGCACCAGCCCCGCCGCGGCGAACCCCAGCCCCTGGTGCCCAAGGGCGCCCACTGGGTCACCATCGGCTTCATGCTGGTGATCCATGTTCTGGCGCTGGTGGCGCTGCTGCCCCAGTTCTGGAGTGTGCCCGCCGCGGCCAGCTTCCTGGTGCTCTATTGGCTCACCGCCTGCCTCGGCGTGACCATCGGCTACCACCGCCTGCTCAGCCACCGCTCCTTCAAGGTGCCCCGCTGGCTGGAGCGTTTCTTCGCCACCTGCGGCGCCCTCAGCTGCCAGCACGGTCCGATCGACTGGGTGGGGATGCACCGCCATCACCACAAATTCTCTGATACGGAAGCGGATCACCACAACAGCCACAAGGGCTTCTGGTGGAGCCACATGGGCTGGATGTTCCATGAGATCCCGGCCATGGCGGCCGTGCCCCGGCTCACGGGCGACCTGGCCCGCGATCCCTACCACCGCTGGCTGAACAAGAATTTCCTGCTGCTGCAAGTGCCCCTGGGCCTACTGCTGTTCACCATCGGCACCCTCACCGGCACCGGCGGCTGGGCCCTGGTGCTCTGGGGCATTCCCCTGCGCCTGGTGGTGGTCTACCAATGCACCTGGCTGGTGAACAGCGCCACCCATAAGTGGGGCAAGGTGACCTACGAGAGCGGCGATGGCTCCCGCAACAACCCCTGGGTGGCGGCGCTCACCTTCGGCGAGGGCTGGCACAACAACCACCACACCTTCCCCCATTCAGCCCGCCACGGCCTCAAGCCCAGCCAGCTCGACCTCACCTGGCTGCACATCCGAGCGCTGCAGCGCCTCGGTCTGGCCACCGCGGTGCGCCTGCCCGCCGAAGGGCCCGCCGGCGAGAGGGCCGTTCGGGTCGTGGCTTAA
- a CDS encoding acyl-CoA desaturase translates to MNEGSRLSEAQEARMRAAVNAPRERLPRDQRIYKLGTTGFMLAIHVGAVAALLPMFWSWQGVAALAVLYWVTVIGVTLGLHRLVAHRSFVAPKWVERVLVVMGTLACQSGPIEWVGLHRHHHKYSDQPNDHHDAARGLWWAHSDWMLHEIPAVQQVERFTGDLQQDGFYIWLDRWFLLLQVPIGLALYWYGQHANVHGGGLGLVLWAIPLRLAIVYHVTWLVNSATHAVGYRNFDCPDLSRNCWWVAILSFGEGWHNNHHAHPSSARHGLRWFEFDITWQHIKLLRALGWAKRIREARYSPAFGAKVGATANS, encoded by the coding sequence ATGAATGAAGGCAGCCGCCTTTCCGAGGCCCAGGAGGCCCGGATGCGCGCCGCCGTTAACGCCCCGAGAGAGCGGCTGCCCCGGGATCAGCGGATCTACAAGCTGGGCACCACCGGGTTCATGCTGGCGATCCACGTGGGAGCCGTGGCGGCGCTGCTGCCGATGTTCTGGAGCTGGCAGGGGGTGGCCGCGCTGGCGGTTCTCTACTGGGTCACAGTGATCGGGGTGACGCTGGGGTTGCACCGGCTGGTGGCCCACCGCAGCTTCGTGGCCCCCAAGTGGGTGGAGCGCGTCCTCGTGGTGATGGGCACCCTGGCCTGCCAGAGCGGTCCGATCGAATGGGTGGGGCTGCACCGCCACCACCACAAGTATTCAGACCAGCCCAACGACCACCACGACGCCGCCCGGGGCCTGTGGTGGGCCCACAGCGACTGGATGCTGCACGAGATCCCGGCGGTGCAGCAGGTGGAGCGCTTCACCGGCGACCTGCAGCAGGACGGCTTCTACATCTGGCTCGACCGCTGGTTCCTGCTGCTGCAGGTGCCCATCGGCCTGGCCCTCTACTGGTACGGCCAGCACGCCAATGTCCATGGCGGCGGCCTGGGGCTGGTGCTCTGGGCGATCCCCCTGCGCCTGGCCATCGTCTATCACGTCACCTGGCTGGTGAACTCAGCCACCCACGCCGTCGGCTACCGCAATTTCGACTGCCCGGATCTGTCACGCAACTGCTGGTGGGTGGCGATCCTCTCCTTCGGTGAGGGCTGGCACAACAACCACCACGCCCACCCATCGAGCGCCCGCCACGGCCTGCGCTGGTTCGAATTCGACATCACCTGGCAGCACATCAAGCTGCTGCGGGCCCTGGGCTGGGCCAAGCGCATCCGCGAAGCCCGTTACAGCCCCGCCTTCGGGGCCAAGGTCGGGGCGACCGCCAACTCCTGA
- a CDS encoding aminotransferase class I/II-fold pyridoxal phosphate-dependent enzyme, producing the protein MGTGWAAERVAAAIERVAPLAAQRTAAVRPRLERVLAAFAAERLGTHHFASVSGYGHGDLGRDTLDRVFARVLQAEAAAVRLQFVSGTHAIAAALFGVLRPGDRLLSITGRPYDTLEEVIGLRGSGQGSLAEFGITYDELPLSASGAVDGAGLADALSVPTRMVLIQRSCGYSWRPSLAVAEIGRLIEWVKALQPGCVCFVDNCYGELVEEREPTAVGADLIAGSLIKNLGGTIAPTGGYVAGRAELVEQACCRLTAPGIGSEGGTGFDLHRLLFQGLFLAPQMVAEALISAELVAAVFSDLGYAVHPLPAGNRSDLIQAVRFGAPEPLIAVCRAFQACSPVGSYLDPVPAPMPGYASELVMAGGTFIDGSTSEFSADGPLREPYVLFAQGGTHRSHAELALERALVALEPLRAASVTLGGT; encoded by the coding sequence ATGGGCACGGGCTGGGCGGCCGAGCGGGTGGCCGCGGCGATCGAGCGGGTCGCGCCCCTGGCGGCGCAGCGCACGGCGGCGGTGCGGCCGCGGCTGGAGCGGGTGCTGGCGGCCTTCGCCGCTGAGCGCCTGGGCACCCACCATTTCGCCTCCGTGAGCGGCTATGGCCATGGCGATCTGGGCCGAGACACCCTCGATCGGGTCTTCGCCCGCGTGCTGCAGGCCGAGGCCGCCGCCGTGCGCCTGCAGTTCGTCAGCGGCACCCACGCCATCGCCGCCGCCCTGTTCGGCGTGCTGCGCCCGGGGGATCGGCTGCTGTCGATCACAGGCCGCCCCTACGACACCCTTGAGGAGGTGATCGGCCTGCGGGGCTCGGGCCAGGGGTCCCTGGCCGAATTCGGCATCACCTATGACGAACTGCCGCTCAGCGCCAGCGGTGCCGTGGATGGGGCCGGCCTGGCGGATGCCCTCTCCGTGCCGACGCGGATGGTGTTGATCCAGCGCAGCTGCGGCTACAGCTGGCGGCCATCGCTGGCGGTGGCGGAGATCGGCCGGCTGATCGAGTGGGTCAAGGCCCTGCAACCGGGCTGCGTCTGCTTCGTCGACAACTGCTACGGCGAGCTGGTGGAGGAGCGGGAGCCCACCGCCGTGGGGGCCGACCTGATCGCGGGCTCGCTGATCAAGAACCTGGGGGGCACGATCGCCCCCACCGGCGGCTATGTGGCCGGCCGCGCCGAGCTGGTGGAGCAGGCCTGTTGCCGCCTCACCGCCCCGGGCATCGGCAGCGAGGGGGGAACGGGCTTCGACCTGCACCGGCTGCTGTTCCAGGGGCTGTTCCTGGCGCCCCAGATGGTGGCCGAGGCCCTGATCAGCGCCGAGCTGGTGGCGGCGGTGTTCAGCGACCTGGGCTATGCCGTCCATCCGCTGCCGGCCGGGAACCGCAGCGATCTGATCCAGGCGGTGCGCTTCGGGGCCCCCGAGCCGCTCATCGCCGTCTGCCGTGCCTTTCAGGCCTGCTCCCCCGTGGGCTCCTACCTCGACCCGGTGCCCGCCCCGATGCCTGGCTATGCCAGCGAGCTGGTGATGGCCGGCGGCACCTTCATCGACGGCAGCACCAGCGAGTTCTCCGCCGATGGGCCCCTGCGGGAGCCCTACGTGCTCTTCGCCCAGGGGGGCACCCACCGCAGCCATGCCGAGCTCGCCCTGGAGCGGGCGCTCGTTGCCCTGGAGCCCCTGAGGGCTGCGTCGGTCACACTGGGGGGCACCTGA
- the gcvH gene encoding glycine cleavage system protein GcvH → MAPSFPDDLRYADSHEFVRPEGELMRIGISAFAVDQLGDIVFVELPEVGSALERGSSFGTVESVKAVEEMYAPISGTVEARNESVLASPEELQNDPYGEGWLLVVRPSDAAQLEDLLDGPSYRAKVEGA, encoded by the coding sequence ATGGCCCCCAGCTTCCCCGACGACCTCCGCTACGCCGACAGCCACGAATTCGTGCGCCCCGAAGGCGAGCTGATGCGCATCGGCATCAGCGCCTTTGCCGTCGATCAACTGGGCGACATCGTTTTCGTGGAGTTGCCCGAGGTGGGCAGCGCCCTGGAGCGGGGCAGCAGCTTCGGCACGGTGGAATCGGTGAAGGCGGTGGAGGAGATGTACGCCCCGATCAGCGGGACGGTGGAGGCCCGCAACGAGTCGGTGCTCGCCAGCCCCGAAGAGCTCCAGAACGACCCCTACGGCGAGGGCTGGTTGCTGGTGGTGCGTCCCAGCGATGCCGCCCAGCTGGAGGATCTGCTCGATGGCCCCAGCTACCGCGCCAAGGTGGAAGGCGCCTGA
- the gcvP gene encoding aminomethyl-transferring glycine dehydrogenase produces the protein MLRELGAADLERFVAEVVPADILLDPAEAALGLPEGCGEQQALSELAAIAATNQVRRSLIGLGYHGTATPALLQRHVFENPAWYTAYTPYQAEIAQGRLEALLNFQTLISELTGLPIANASLLDEGTAAAEAMALSRGACKRSGALRFLVDEQVLPQTLAVLRTRAEPLGLELVVADPADFVFGPEVFGALLQLPGRRGLLWDPSAVIEAAHAGGALVTVAIDPLAQVLLEPVGALGADIAVGSAQRFGVPLGFGGPHAAFFATTEEHKRQIPGRLVGRSLDAEGHPALRLALQTREQHIRRDKATSNICTAQVLLAVLASFYAVHHGPDGLAAIARRVLRLRAALALGLAQLGLEIEPGPGFDTVGLTTSRALALLERAERAGFNLRLEGPDRLAISLDELSDAAELDALLAALADGQAVTPAAELLEQLEAGLTAAEPERQLLAGLPLRSGPWLAQEVFHRHRSETELLRYIQRLVSKDLSLVHGMIPLGSCTMKLNAAAELAPVSWPAFAHLHPFAPASQTAGYQKLVADLEGWLAAITGFAAVSLQPNAGSQGEYAGLLVIRAWHRSRGDDQRTVCLIPTSAHGTNPASAVMAGLQVVPVACDEQGNIDLKDLEAKAALHAERLAAVMVTYPSTHGVFETGIRQLCATVHRHGGQVYLDGANLNAQVGLAKPGLYGADVCHLNLHKTFCIPHGGGGPGVGPIGVAAHLAPFLPGHPLASCGGDQAIGPVSAAPWGSASILPISWMYIRLMGGDGLRAASSVALLSANLIAERLEPHFPVLFRGANGRVAHECILDLRPLKRSAGIEVEDLAKRLMDYGFHAPTVSWPVAGTVMVEPTESEGLAELDRFCAAMAAVRAEVAAIESGAADPLDNPLKRAPHTLAAVTAEIWDRPYGRQQAAFPVEQLRSNKIWPAVARIDNAYGDRNLVCTCPSVEEMAVPVLTPV, from the coding sequence ATGCTGCGGGAGCTGGGGGCGGCCGATCTTGAGCGCTTCGTCGCTGAGGTGGTTCCCGCCGACATCCTTCTCGATCCGGCCGAGGCCGCCCTGGGCCTGCCGGAGGGCTGCGGCGAGCAGCAGGCCCTCTCTGAGCTGGCCGCGATCGCCGCCACCAACCAGGTGCGCCGCAGCCTGATCGGCCTCGGCTACCACGGCACCGCCACCCCGGCGCTGCTGCAGCGCCATGTGTTCGAGAACCCCGCCTGGTACACCGCCTACACCCCCTACCAGGCCGAGATCGCCCAGGGGCGCCTGGAGGCCCTGCTCAATTTCCAGACCTTGATCAGCGAGCTCACCGGCCTGCCGATCGCCAACGCCTCCCTGCTCGATGAGGGCACCGCCGCCGCCGAGGCCATGGCCCTCAGCCGTGGCGCCTGCAAGCGCTCCGGCGCCCTGCGCTTCCTGGTGGACGAGCAGGTGCTGCCCCAGACCCTGGCCGTGCTGCGCACCCGGGCTGAGCCCCTGGGCCTCGAGCTGGTGGTGGCAGATCCCGCCGATTTTGTCTTCGGCCCTGAGGTGTTCGGAGCGCTGCTGCAGCTGCCGGGTCGCCGCGGCCTGCTCTGGGACCCCAGCGCCGTGATCGAGGCCGCCCACGCCGGCGGGGCCCTGGTCACGGTGGCGATCGATCCCCTTGCCCAGGTGCTGCTGGAGCCCGTGGGCGCCCTCGGCGCCGACATCGCCGTCGGCAGCGCCCAGCGGTTCGGTGTGCCCCTGGGCTTCGGCGGGCCCCATGCCGCCTTCTTCGCCACCACCGAGGAGCACAAGCGTCAGATCCCCGGCCGGCTGGTGGGCCGCTCCCTCGACGCCGAGGGCCACCCCGCCCTGCGCCTGGCCCTGCAGACCCGCGAGCAGCACATCCGCCGCGACAAGGCCACCAGCAACATCTGCACCGCCCAGGTGCTGCTGGCGGTGCTGGCCAGCTTCTACGCCGTGCACCACGGCCCCGATGGGCTGGCCGCGATCGCCCGCCGGGTGCTGCGGCTGCGTGCGGCCCTCGCCCTGGGCCTGGCGCAGCTGGGCCTGGAGATCGAGCCCGGCCCCGGCTTCGACACCGTTGGCCTGACCACCTCCCGTGCCCTGGCGCTGCTGGAGCGGGCCGAGCGCGCTGGCTTCAACCTGCGCCTGGAGGGACCCGATCGCCTCGCCATCAGCCTCGATGAGCTCAGCGACGCCGCCGAACTCGATGCCCTGCTGGCGGCCCTGGCCGATGGGCAGGCCGTGACCCCTGCCGCCGAGCTGCTGGAGCAGTTGGAGGCGGGCCTCACCGCCGCCGAGCCCGAGCGCCAGCTGCTGGCGGGGCTCCCCCTGCGCTCGGGTCCCTGGCTGGCCCAGGAGGTGTTCCACCGCCACCGCAGCGAAACCGAGCTGCTGCGCTACATCCAGCGCCTGGTCTCCAAGGATCTGTCGTTGGTGCACGGGATGATCCCCCTGGGCAGCTGCACCATGAAGCTCAATGCCGCCGCCGAGCTGGCGCCGGTGAGCTGGCCTGCCTTCGCCCATCTGCACCCCTTCGCCCCCGCCTCCCAGACGGCGGGCTACCAAAAGCTGGTGGCGGATCTGGAGGGCTGGCTGGCGGCGATCACCGGCTTTGCCGCCGTGTCGCTGCAGCCCAATGCGGGCTCCCAGGGGGAGTACGCCGGCCTGCTGGTGATCCGCGCCTGGCACCGTAGCCGCGGCGACGACCAGCGCACCGTCTGCCTGATCCCCACCAGCGCCCACGGCACCAACCCCGCCAGCGCTGTGATGGCGGGCCTGCAGGTGGTGCCGGTGGCCTGCGACGAGCAGGGCAACATCGACCTCAAGGATCTGGAGGCCAAGGCCGCCCTCCACGCCGAGCGCCTGGCGGCGGTGATGGTCACCTACCCCTCCACCCACGGCGTGTTCGAGACCGGCATCCGTCAGCTCTGCGCCACCGTGCACCGCCACGGCGGCCAGGTGTACCTCGATGGGGCCAACCTCAACGCCCAGGTGGGCCTGGCCAAGCCGGGGCTCTACGGCGCCGATGTGTGTCACCTGAACCTGCACAAGACCTTCTGCATCCCCCACGGCGGCGGCGGCCCCGGGGTGGGGCCGATCGGCGTGGCGGCTCATCTGGCCCCCTTCCTGCCCGGGCACCCCCTGGCGAGCTGCGGCGGCGATCAGGCGATCGGCCCGGTGTCGGCGGCCCCCTGGGGCAGCGCCTCGATCCTGCCGATCAGCTGGATGTACATCCGCCTGATGGGCGGCGACGGCCTGCGGGCGGCCAGCAGCGTTGCCCTGCTCTCGGCCAACCTGATCGCCGAGCGGCTGGAGCCCCATTTCCCGGTGCTGTTCCGCGGCGCCAACGGTCGGGTGGCCCACGAATGCATCCTTGATCTGCGGCCGCTCAAGCGCAGCGCCGGTATCGAAGTGGAGGATCTGGCCAAGCGCTTGATGGACTACGGCTTCCATGCCCCCACCGTCAGCTGGCCCGTGGCCGGCACGGTGATGGTGGAGCCCACCGAGAGTGAAGGCCTGGCGGAACTCGATCGCTTCTGCGCCGCCATGGCGGCCGTCCGCGCCGAGGTGGCCGCGATCGAATCCGGCGCCGCCGATCCGCTCGACAACCCGCTCAAACGCGCTCCCCATACCCTCGCCGCCGTCACCGCCGAGATCTGGGATCGTCCCTACGGTCGCCAGCAGGCCGCCTTCCCCGTGGAGCAGCTGCGCAGTAACAAGATCTGGCCAGCCGTGGCCCGGATCGATAATGCCTACGGCGATCGCAACCTTGTCTGCACCTGCCCTTCGGTGGAGGAGATGGCTGTGCCGGTGCTCACACCGGTTTAA
- a CDS encoding pirin family protein: MTTTSNGTRPVFRPAAERFHSQLDWLDSWHSFSFSSHYDPAWMGFGPLRVINDDTIAAGRGFGMHPHSDMEIITVMVDGELSHRDSMGNGEVLHAGEVQRMSAGTGVVHSEINQSDRPCRLLQVWIEPSHRGIPPAYGQQAFSIGDDWILLIDPDQQGGAMAIDRPLRLWRAQPGAGQRLELPRIAGRRYWLQMIDGAVRLENSAAASAPPSLERGDGYGFADDAGGTPSTLSALDQGADLLLFELD; encoded by the coding sequence ATGACCACCACCAGCAACGGCACCCGCCCTGTCTTCCGCCCGGCCGCCGAGCGCTTCCACAGCCAGCTCGACTGGCTCGACAGCTGGCACAGCTTCTCGTTTTCGAGCCACTACGACCCCGCCTGGATGGGCTTCGGCCCCCTGCGGGTGATCAACGACGACACCATCGCCGCCGGCCGCGGCTTCGGGATGCATCCCCATAGCGACATGGAGATCATCACGGTGATGGTGGACGGGGAACTCAGCCACCGCGATTCGATGGGCAACGGCGAAGTGCTCCACGCCGGCGAGGTGCAGCGCATGAGCGCCGGCACCGGGGTGGTGCACAGCGAGATCAACCAGAGCGATCGCCCCTGCCGGCTGCTGCAGGTCTGGATCGAGCCCAGCCACCGAGGCATCCCGCCGGCCTATGGGCAACAAGCGTTCAGCATCGGCGACGACTGGATTCTGCTGATCGATCCCGACCAGCAGGGCGGCGCCATGGCGATCGACCGGCCGCTGCGGCTCTGGCGGGCGCAGCCCGGCGCGGGGCAACGGCTGGAGCTGCCCCGCATCGCCGGCCGCCGCTATTGGCTGCAGATGATCGACGGGGCCGTGCGCCTGGAGAACAGTGCCGCCGCCTCGGCCCCGCCAAGCCTGGAGCGGGGCGATGGCTACGGCTTCGCTGACGACGCAGGGGGCACCCCCTCCACGCTCAGCGCCTTGGATCAGGGGGCGGATCTGTTGCTGTTCGAGCTGGATTGA
- a CDS encoding alkene reductase, translating into MTDLFSPLRLGSLELPNRVWLAPLTRCRAEADHIPGPLMAEYYGQRASAGLEIAEATMVMEGNSSFISEPGIHSAAQVAGWRLSTDAVHGRGGRIVLQLWHGGRACHPLLNGGRQPVAPSALAITDDGVHTPEGKQPYVLPRELADGELPGIVEGFRLAARNAIAAGFDGVEVHGANGYLLDQFLRDGSNQRSGAYGGPIENRARLLLEVIDAVRQESELVGLRISPLNSFNSMLDSDPLGLSSWLARRLNDSGLAYMHVMRSDFAQQQHGDVLTPIREHFNGVLVANMGYDAAEANAAIGAGAIDAVAFGSAFLANPDLPERLRRGAPLNAPDPASFYSPGPAGYTDYPFLP; encoded by the coding sequence ATGACCGACCTGTTCAGCCCCCTGCGCCTCGGCTCCCTGGAGCTGCCCAACCGGGTGTGGCTGGCGCCGCTCACCCGCTGCCGCGCCGAGGCGGACCACATCCCCGGGCCGCTGATGGCGGAGTACTACGGCCAGCGGGCCAGCGCCGGCCTGGAGATCGCCGAGGCCACGATGGTGATGGAGGGGAACTCGTCCTTCATCAGCGAGCCCGGCATCCATTCGGCGGCCCAGGTGGCGGGTTGGCGCCTGAGCACCGATGCCGTGCACGGGCGCGGCGGCCGGATCGTGCTGCAGCTCTGGCACGGGGGCCGCGCCTGCCACCCCCTGCTCAACGGCGGCCGCCAGCCGGTGGCCCCCAGCGCACTCGCCATCACCGATGACGGCGTGCACACCCCCGAGGGCAAGCAGCCCTACGTGCTGCCCCGGGAGCTGGCCGACGGGGAACTGCCCGGAATCGTGGAGGGTTTCCGGCTGGCGGCCCGCAACGCCATCGCCGCCGGCTTTGACGGCGTGGAAGTGCACGGCGCCAATGGCTACCTGCTCGATCAGTTCCTGCGCGACGGCAGCAACCAGCGCAGCGGTGCCTACGGCGGCCCGATTGAGAACCGGGCGCGGCTGCTGCTGGAGGTGATCGACGCGGTGCGCCAGGAAAGCGAGCTGGTGGGGCTGCGCATCTCACCCCTGAACAGCTTCAACTCGATGCTCGACAGCGATCCGCTGGGTCTTTCCAGCTGGCTGGCCAGGCGCCTGAACGACAGCGGCCTGGCCTACATGCACGTGATGCGCAGCGATTTCGCCCAGCAGCAGCACGGCGATGTGCTCACCCCGATCCGGGAGCACTTCAACGGGGTGCTGGTGGCCAACATGGGCTACGACGCTGCTGAGGCCAACGCCGCCATCGGCGCCGGCGCCATCGATGCGGTGGCCTTCGGTTCAGCGTTCCTGGCTAACCCCGACCTGCCCGAGCGCCTGCGGCGCGGCGCCCCGCTCAACGCCCCCGATCCCGCCAGCTTCTACAGCCCAGGCCCCGCGGGCTACACCGATTACCCCTTCCTGCCATGA